Proteins encoded in a region of the Ornithodoros turicata isolate Travis chromosome 3, ASM3712646v1, whole genome shotgun sequence genome:
- the LOC135387745 gene encoding presenilin-2-like, with the protein MPYSNFQPSSSFPANLLLMNSFGNAFSFLAMVVIVNCTLVLLYKEGHTNIIKGWLMTGSALLLSVTTYHYFGRVLIYFNIPLDLLSVVVIVYNLAVTGLMCLYYKGPFLMQQTYLVYVSVLMSLVLVESFPTWTAWMLLALISLWDIFAVLCVVGPLKILLETAKERNEPLFPALVFSTSSVWCYSVIVPTVICASCTTAAGNVKNSAEPQQCSTTQAASPTPQPNRASSPDRGVDVTPPMSTAAVRATLGSRAIKTRSRHSDARQEQNVCPRCRQRVLQQRDREAETGMKMGLGDFVFYSVLMGSAARNATVGVVLFCYVFIIVGIFLTMALLLMFQQPLPALPMSIALGLFAYFGSTYFVGSYLEALYYVGL; encoded by the coding sequence ATGCCGTACTCCAACTTCCAGCCATCTAGTTCGTTTCCAGCAAATCTGCTCTTGATGAACTCATTCGGTAACGCTTTCAGCTTTCTAGCCATGGTCGTAATTGTCAACTGCACTTTGGTTCTCCTATATAAAGAAGGACATACCAACATAATCAAAGGATGGCTTATGACTGGCTCAGCACTCTTACTTTCCGTTACAACGTACCACTACTTCGGTCGGGTCCTGATCTACTTCAACATTCCGCTTGATCTCCTAAGCGTCGTGGTCATCGTCTATAACTTGGCCGTAACTGGACTCATGTGTCTCTACTACAAAGGGCCATTCCTCATGCAACAGACGTACCTTGTGTACGTCTCCGTGCTCATGTCTTTAGTTCTGGTGGAGTCCTTTCCCACATGGACTGCGTGGATGCTACTCGCCCTCATATCGCTGTGGGATATCTTTGCCGTCCTCTGCGTCGTCGGCCCTCTCAAAATCCTCCTCGAAACAGCCAAGGAGAGAAACGAGCCCTTGTTCCCGGCACTTGTTTTCTCTACGTCTTCCGTCTGGTGCTATAGTGTCATCGTACCGACCGTTATATGTGCAAGTTGTACAACGGCTGCGGGCAACGTAAAGAACTCTGCAGAACCGCAACAGTGTTCAACAACGCAGGCTGCAAGCCCTACGCCTCAGCCCAACCGCGCGTCGTCACCGGATCGCGGTGTTGACGTGACCCCTCCTATGTCAACGGCCGCTGTGAGAGCAACCCTCGGCTCTCGGGCTATCAAGACTCGCTCTAGACATTCCGATGCGCGACAGGAGCAGAATGTATGTCCCAGGTGCAGACAACGAGTGCTCCAGCAGCGAGACAGAGAGGCAGAAACCGGTATGAAGATGGGTCTGGGAGACTTTGTCTTCTACAGCGTCCTCATGGGATCGGCCGCAAGAAATGCAACCGTGGGTGTCGTGCTGTTCTGCTATGTGTTCATCATTGTCGGGATCTTTTTGACTATGGCACTGTTGTTGATGTTTCAACAGCCTTTACCAGCATTGCCTATGTCGATAGCACTGGGCCTCTTTGCTTATTTCGGGAGCACTTATTTTGTTGGATCGTATTTGGAAGCTCTTTATTATGTCGGACtttaa
- the LOC135388185 gene encoding uncharacterized protein LOC135388185 isoform X1: protein MDIKALLGLLLVGLAALAHADDEKAKATEDLVKRAQNSGIMSTFLPDPQGMGYVMAFPMEDSKQSESPDSNAPSSTPAPVEKAETPEPSSTESSDERNVEAVIVETPSGSERPKADDIRKLLGVYNAALSAKLKPIPPEKQKQFLFPPPRKQQNYGPSGGIAFASAVEDDDVRYIEVPGPESAFMHRSLVVEDDNDVQDNNEKKDKDDEDYDNEQVILAVPARNEEPKSSEAPMRPRPPMGMPLFRPPMPKMPFRPPMSPMVLMLVAKVPVPVPVPSMRIPHPGMVPQFGMLPPSPFPDRRMAMPHPMMSAAQPVLVLRPLPPPMPNFFPPHFPHPPMYGPAPVPEMMPYPAAGMLPPPAYMMPPPPMHPMMRHPAMFPPPMHPMMRHPAMFPPPMHPMMRHPAMFPPPPPMHPMMHPHPFAPYPMPSMVPPQALLPPPMPRGPIGVIIPVPMGVVLPHPGMMPPPRADAPVQSYRSRGPPPPPSPFLFNGPPGPRPFPVQRPAEPRMMPMRRPFMFPMGPEDRSPVERFPPPPPPPPPFMPQRGPGMVPVLMRSSDAPGRAPMPIRMPVPIESQNQQEPVLLKRPPPPQARAVEAIMGPVHNPVPMAEVIRRQARLVLNAPPQERLGVSYMGPKATPRVGGSDVNPASTLETASTILRFLLRAQGA from the exons ATGGATATCAAGGCGTTGCTCGGATTGCTTCTCGTCG GTCTAGCGGCGCTGGCGCATGCTGACGATGAGAAAGCCAAGGCAACTGAAGACCTG GTAAAGCGTGCCCAGAACTCAGGAATAATGTCCACATTTCTGCCTGACCCGCAGGGCATGGGCTACGTTATGGCCTTCCCAATGGAAGACTCAAAGCAGAGCGAGTCTCCGGATTCCAACGCTCCGAGCTCTACACCAGCTCCGGTAGAAAAAGCCGAGACGCCCGAGCCCTCGTCCACGGAGTCTTCCGACGAGCGCAACGTGGAGGCTGTCATAGTTGAAACACCTTCAGGATCCGAAAGGCCGAAGGCCGACGATATCCGTAAGCTCCTGGGTGTCTACAATGCTGCACTTTCTGCGAAGCTCAAGCCCATTCCTCCAGAGAAGCAGAAGCAGTTTCTTTTTCCTCCGCCGAGGAAGCAACAAAACTACGGCCCGTCTGGAGGCATTGCCTTTGCATCTGCTGTAGAAGATGACGATGTTCGCTACATCGAAGTTCCAGGGCCAGAGTCCGCTTTTATGCACAGATCCTTGGTCGTGGAAGATGACAACGACGTACAGGACAACAACGAAAAGAAGGACAAGGATGATGAGGATTACGACAACGAACAAGTCATTCTCGCTGTTCCAGCAAGAAACGAAGAACCAAAGTCAAGCGAGGCCCCTATGCGGCCAAGGCCTCCCATGGGCATGCCTCTGTTCCGCCCACCTATGCCAAAGATGCCATTCAGGCCACCAATGTCACCCATGGTGCTTATGCTCGTTGCCAAGGTGCCAGTTCCAGTGCCAGTTCCAAGCATGAGGATTCCACATCCAGGAATGGTACCACAGTTCGGCATGCTGCCGCCATCCCCCTTCCCAGACAGGCGCATGGCAATGCCACACCCAATGATGTCCGCCGCACAACCAGTGTTGGTGCTGAGGCCCCTTCCACCTCCAATGCCCAATTTCTTCCCCCCACATTTCCCACACCCTCCCATGTACGGTCCAGCCCCAGTTCCGGAGATGATGCCATACCCGGCCGCAGGTATGCTCCCACCCCCTGCCTACATGATGCCCCCACCACCAATGCACCCAATGATGCGCCACCCAGCAATGTTCCCACCACCAATGCACCCAATGATGCGCCACCCAGCAATGTTCCCTCCTCCAATGCACCCAATGATGCGTCACCCTGCTATGTTTCCCCCACCCCCACCAATGCACCCAATGATGCACCCTCATCCGTTCGCTCCATACCCCATGCCCAGCATGGTACCACCTCAGGCACTTCTGCCACCACCCATGCCTCGTGGTCCCATTGGTGTAATCATCCCAGTGCCAATGGGTGTGGTACTGCCGCATCCCGGAATGATGCCACCACCGAGGGCTGATGCACCCGTACAGTCGTACAGGTCTCGTGGTCCACCTCCCCCACCATCGCCATTTTTGTTTAACGGACCACCGGGTCCAAGGCCGTTCCCTGTGCAGAGGCCCGCCGAGCCTAGGATGATGCCTATGAGGAGGCCATTCATGTTCCCCATGGGCCCTGAGGACAGGTCTCCAGTGGAGCGATtcccaccacctccaccaccacctccaccttTCATGCCACAGCGTGGTCCCGGTATGGTGCCAGTGCTGATGCGGTCATCCGATGCTCCAGGTCGTGCTCCAATGCCAATAAGAATGCCTGTGCCAATTGAGTCACAAAACCAGCAAGAACCAGTGCTGCTGAAGAGGCCACCACCCCCTCAGGCCAGA GCCGTTGAAGCTATCATGGGTCCTGTACATAACCCTGTTCCTATGGCTGAAGTCATCCGACGCCAAGCAAGGCTTGTTCTCAACGCCCCACCACAAGAACGTTTGGGCGTGAGCTACATGGGACCCAAGGCAACACCACGTGTAGGAGGCAGCGATGTGAACCCTGCTAGTACTCTGGAGACCGCCAGTACCATCCTGCGGTTCTTGCTCCGTGCGCAGGGAGCCTAA
- the LOC135388185 gene encoding uncharacterized protein LOC135388185 isoform X2 — translation MDIKALLGLLLVGLAALAHADDEKAKATEDLGMGYVMAFPMEDSKQSESPDSNAPSSTPAPVEKAETPEPSSTESSDERNVEAVIVETPSGSERPKADDIRKLLGVYNAALSAKLKPIPPEKQKQFLFPPPRKQQNYGPSGGIAFASAVEDDDVRYIEVPGPESAFMHRSLVVEDDNDVQDNNEKKDKDDEDYDNEQVILAVPARNEEPKSSEAPMRPRPPMGMPLFRPPMPKMPFRPPMSPMVLMLVAKVPVPVPVPSMRIPHPGMVPQFGMLPPSPFPDRRMAMPHPMMSAAQPVLVLRPLPPPMPNFFPPHFPHPPMYGPAPVPEMMPYPAAGMLPPPAYMMPPPPMHPMMRHPAMFPPPMHPMMRHPAMFPPPMHPMMRHPAMFPPPPPMHPMMHPHPFAPYPMPSMVPPQALLPPPMPRGPIGVIIPVPMGVVLPHPGMMPPPRADAPVQSYRSRGPPPPPSPFLFNGPPGPRPFPVQRPAEPRMMPMRRPFMFPMGPEDRSPVERFPPPPPPPPPFMPQRGPGMVPVLMRSSDAPGRAPMPIRMPVPIESQNQQEPVLLKRPPPPQARAVEAIMGPVHNPVPMAEVIRRQARLVLNAPPQERLGVSYMGPKATPRVGGSDVNPASTLETASTILRFLLRAQGA, via the exons ATGGATATCAAGGCGTTGCTCGGATTGCTTCTCGTCG GTCTAGCGGCGCTGGCGCATGCTGACGATGAGAAAGCCAAGGCAACTGAAGACCTG GGCATGGGCTACGTTATGGCCTTCCCAATGGAAGACTCAAAGCAGAGCGAGTCTCCGGATTCCAACGCTCCGAGCTCTACACCAGCTCCGGTAGAAAAAGCCGAGACGCCCGAGCCCTCGTCCACGGAGTCTTCCGACGAGCGCAACGTGGAGGCTGTCATAGTTGAAACACCTTCAGGATCCGAAAGGCCGAAGGCCGACGATATCCGTAAGCTCCTGGGTGTCTACAATGCTGCACTTTCTGCGAAGCTCAAGCCCATTCCTCCAGAGAAGCAGAAGCAGTTTCTTTTTCCTCCGCCGAGGAAGCAACAAAACTACGGCCCGTCTGGAGGCATTGCCTTTGCATCTGCTGTAGAAGATGACGATGTTCGCTACATCGAAGTTCCAGGGCCAGAGTCCGCTTTTATGCACAGATCCTTGGTCGTGGAAGATGACAACGACGTACAGGACAACAACGAAAAGAAGGACAAGGATGATGAGGATTACGACAACGAACAAGTCATTCTCGCTGTTCCAGCAAGAAACGAAGAACCAAAGTCAAGCGAGGCCCCTATGCGGCCAAGGCCTCCCATGGGCATGCCTCTGTTCCGCCCACCTATGCCAAAGATGCCATTCAGGCCACCAATGTCACCCATGGTGCTTATGCTCGTTGCCAAGGTGCCAGTTCCAGTGCCAGTTCCAAGCATGAGGATTCCACATCCAGGAATGGTACCACAGTTCGGCATGCTGCCGCCATCCCCCTTCCCAGACAGGCGCATGGCAATGCCACACCCAATGATGTCCGCCGCACAACCAGTGTTGGTGCTGAGGCCCCTTCCACCTCCAATGCCCAATTTCTTCCCCCCACATTTCCCACACCCTCCCATGTACGGTCCAGCCCCAGTTCCGGAGATGATGCCATACCCGGCCGCAGGTATGCTCCCACCCCCTGCCTACATGATGCCCCCACCACCAATGCACCCAATGATGCGCCACCCAGCAATGTTCCCACCACCAATGCACCCAATGATGCGCCACCCAGCAATGTTCCCTCCTCCAATGCACCCAATGATGCGTCACCCTGCTATGTTTCCCCCACCCCCACCAATGCACCCAATGATGCACCCTCATCCGTTCGCTCCATACCCCATGCCCAGCATGGTACCACCTCAGGCACTTCTGCCACCACCCATGCCTCGTGGTCCCATTGGTGTAATCATCCCAGTGCCAATGGGTGTGGTACTGCCGCATCCCGGAATGATGCCACCACCGAGGGCTGATGCACCCGTACAGTCGTACAGGTCTCGTGGTCCACCTCCCCCACCATCGCCATTTTTGTTTAACGGACCACCGGGTCCAAGGCCGTTCCCTGTGCAGAGGCCCGCCGAGCCTAGGATGATGCCTATGAGGAGGCCATTCATGTTCCCCATGGGCCCTGAGGACAGGTCTCCAGTGGAGCGATtcccaccacctccaccaccacctccaccttTCATGCCACAGCGTGGTCCCGGTATGGTGCCAGTGCTGATGCGGTCATCCGATGCTCCAGGTCGTGCTCCAATGCCAATAAGAATGCCTGTGCCAATTGAGTCACAAAACCAGCAAGAACCAGTGCTGCTGAAGAGGCCACCACCCCCTCAGGCCAGA GCCGTTGAAGCTATCATGGGTCCTGTACATAACCCTGTTCCTATGGCTGAAGTCATCCGACGCCAAGCAAGGCTTGTTCTCAACGCCCCACCACAAGAACGTTTGGGCGTGAGCTACATGGGACCCAAGGCAACACCACGTGTAGGAGGCAGCGATGTGAACCCTGCTAGTACTCTGGAGACCGCCAGTACCATCCTGCGGTTCTTGCTCCGTGCGCAGGGAGCCTAA